A DNA window from Inquilinus sp. Marseille-Q2685 contains the following coding sequences:
- a CDS encoding glutathione S-transferase family protein, giving the protein MMTPIQLYTWQTPNGHKASIMLEETGLPYEVHAVDIERGEQREPAFLALNPNNKIPVITDPDRGRTVFESGAILTYLAERSGKLLPADAGERLTALQWTLFQAAHLGPTLGQLWNYKIFAAEKIPYVIGRFEAEAARVFRVLDGTLGRRSHLAGEAYGIADIMSWPWIHAGLVHIGLDLDSSPNLRRWYEAIAARPAVQRGLRVPVLASRD; this is encoded by the coding sequence ATGATGACCCCGATCCAGCTCTACACCTGGCAGACGCCGAACGGGCACAAGGCCTCGATCATGCTCGAGGAGACCGGCCTGCCCTATGAGGTGCACGCCGTCGACATCGAGCGCGGCGAACAGCGCGAGCCCGCCTTCCTGGCGCTGAACCCGAACAACAAGATCCCGGTGATCACCGACCCGGACCGCGGCCGCACCGTGTTCGAGAGCGGCGCGATCCTGACCTATCTCGCCGAGCGCTCCGGCAAGCTGCTGCCGGCCGATGCGGGGGAGCGGCTGACGGCGCTGCAATGGACCCTGTTCCAGGCCGCCCATCTCGGACCCACGCTCGGCCAGCTCTGGAACTACAAGATCTTCGCCGCGGAGAAGATCCCGTATGTCATCGGCCGCTTCGAGGCCGAGGCGGCACGGGTGTTCCGGGTGCTGGACGGCACGCTCGGCCGGCGCAGCCACCTGGCGGGCGAGGCCTACGGTATCGCCGACATCATGAGCTGGCCCTGGATCCATGCCGGGCTGGTCCATATCGGCCTCGACCTCGATTCCAGCCCCAATCTGCGCCGCTGGTACGAGGCGATCGCCGCCCGGCCCGCCGTGCAGCGCGGCCTGCGCGTGCCTGTCCTGGCCAGCCGTGATTGA
- a CDS encoding LysR family transcriptional regulator has product MDSRLDWEDLHTVLAVAEAGSLAGAARRLGVNHTTVLRRIGGFEQRLGLRLFDRLPGGYALTAGGEELAAAARGMAATVEALERRLAGQDLRLEGTLRMAPADTLTASLLPPLLAQFRELHPGIVLEVTPANLMANLTRRDADVAVRPVLDPPETLVGRRVAGIAFAAYAAASHPAVRAGAADPAAHPWVAPDDSLAGTAVARWMRQALPDAAIALRTDSLVEIRNAALAGIGLAALPCYLGDTSEGLVRIATPTVPEGAALWVLTHEDLRRTARVSAFTEFMAAALARRRDLLEGRRPVVAG; this is encoded by the coding sequence ATGGACAGCCGGCTGGATTGGGAGGACCTGCACACCGTGCTGGCGGTGGCCGAGGCCGGGTCGCTGGCGGGCGCCGCCCGGCGGCTGGGCGTCAACCACACCACGGTACTGCGCCGGATCGGCGGCTTCGAGCAGCGGCTGGGCCTGCGGCTGTTCGACCGGCTGCCCGGGGGCTATGCCCTGACCGCGGGCGGCGAGGAGCTGGCGGCGGCGGCCCGCGGCATGGCGGCGACGGTCGAGGCGCTGGAGCGCCGCCTGGCCGGCCAGGACCTGCGGCTGGAAGGCACGCTGCGGATGGCGCCGGCCGACACGCTGACGGCCTCGCTGCTGCCGCCGCTGCTGGCCCAGTTCCGCGAGCTGCATCCCGGCATCGTGCTGGAGGTGACCCCCGCCAACCTGATGGCGAACCTGACTCGGCGCGACGCCGACGTCGCCGTCCGGCCGGTGCTGGACCCGCCGGAGACGCTCGTCGGCCGCCGTGTCGCCGGCATCGCCTTTGCCGCCTACGCCGCCGCGAGCCACCCGGCAGTACGGGCGGGAGCGGCCGACCCGGCGGCCCATCCCTGGGTGGCGCCGGACGACAGCCTGGCCGGCACCGCCGTCGCCCGCTGGATGCGCCAGGCGCTGCCGGACGCGGCGATCGCGCTGCGCACGGATTCGCTGGTCGAGATCCGCAACGCGGCCCTTGCCGGGATCGGCCTGGCCGCCCTGCCCTGCTATCTCGGCGACACGTCCGAGGGGCTGGTGCGCATCGCCACGCCGACCGTGCCCGAAGGCGCGGCGCTGTGGGTGCTGACCCACGAGGACCTGCGACGCACCGCCCGGGTCAGCGCCTTCACCGAATTCATGGCCGCCGCCCTGGCCCGCCGGCGCGACCTGCTGGAGGGACGGCGGCCTGTCGTGGCAGGGTGA